The Vicia villosa cultivar HV-30 ecotype Madison, WI unplaced genomic scaffold, Vvil1.0 ctg.000794F_1_1, whole genome shotgun sequence genomic sequence TGGTAAGTTGTCATCTCTCTGTCTTTTGTCCCATGTACACTTTAATTCTTCCATTGTTGGACTCTGATGAATTGTACATGAGACAATGCACACTTCACATGTCCCACCATTCAGCCCATGATTGTTCTTCTCCATCTAAGGTGTTCAATTATTGAATACATATGTATACATTATGACAATGCACATACTATACATCATATTGATGATCAAACATGTTCATGTATGCATCTTCTTTGTGTCTCATACATATGTATACATTTGTACTTTGCCCAACCACTCTTCATACACATCATGCGCAACATCACCAatatatttgctacaatcatttTTTACTAGAGAGATTAAAAATCCAGTAGAGCCATATTTGAATGGAGTATTTTAAAACATTATTAGGTAGTAGCATTATTTTTCTAACTTTAAAAGATGGTGCCCTTTTTAATAGTTGCTGAATTTGGTGTGTGACTCCTTCACCATTAAAAGATTCCTAATAAAAAGGCTAACATTATAATAACAATATTCCATAATATTCTCATTAAAGACTCCTAAGTCTTTCACTTTAGAAGCTTCACACTATTCTAGGTATCTATTGGATTTTTCATTTTAGACTAAAAAGAGATTTGTGAGAAAGAAAGAGAGGATGAGAAAAGGATTGGGATTTCATCCAATCTTTAGTtgtctttatttattttaggtAGAAGCCAAATATGCAAAGCTGGCGCATATCCTACTCAATAAATAATTAAGTTCCTTCCAactctctttttattttattttgttaaaagaaTATTAGAGGAAAAAAACTTTGtaacttcaaaaatattttatatattttttctaaatatattGGCATGGCTAATACCTTGTTTATTAAAATCAAAAGAATACTTCTATCTCTATTTGCATATAAAATTTATATGTGCAGATGATAGTACTCACCAAATGAACTAATACATCCAAATGGaattatcttctttttttaaaatttccctACTTCATGAAAATCATTGATTGGAATctcctttattttatttcttttaataaaatatttattatttgtttaaatgAACTATGATTGTAACAAAATTAGAGTATCgtcataattttttaaattgcaaAGAATAATGTATAAACTTTAAATAGAGCAAATATGGCCTCATTAGTGTTTATGGTTAAGGTAAACTTTATCTTACAATCACAATTTTTAAGATGGTATCCGAGGCTAGAGATCGAAAAATGGATAGTCCACCACTAACATTCACACACCAAATTCAATAGTGACGAATATGaaataggggtggcaaacgggtatGTCGTCCTATTTAAGTACATCTCGCAAAAGTCCGCAAAAAAAGAACTGGGATGGAGCGAACATTGTTGGAGGCGTAGGTATAAAAATTGGCCTGCCTCACGAAAAAATGAGGGCAGGCCGAACTCcttttaaacttaaaaattataaattttatgttAATGTCCGCACCTGCAAAAGTCTGGAAAAAAAGCGAAGCGGAGCAAGGCAAATATATTAAAAGGTGCGGGCCAAAAATTTGGTCTGTtaccgcaaaaaagtgaggggaAAATAGGCATACCCAGCGAGGCAAACTTGTTTTGTCACTCCTAACGTGAGGTGGGTATATTAGAAAAATCTCAAAGTTCAACATCGTTAAGAGATTGAGTTTGGagagagtttatatagagtgacttCTCTCACCTTACAATTCAGTTTATATATGTATGGATGAGTTGGGTTCAAGTCACATTTTAAGATTGTTTGAGAGTCAAATTCAAGATCCGATGCACCGCATGGTATCAAGTTTTTTTATTGGGCCACCTGTCATTTATGTACATGCTTCAAGTGTTCAGTTCTGAACGTGAAAAGatctgttaagagtctcacatcagaCTCTTAAATGTAAATGTCGATTTTGTAAGATTgaattaggtcaaactctaattttAACATAGTATCAGAGTCTCGTTTAAGATTTGTTTGACCACCTAATATTATGATTCCACTTCATTAGTCGTTTATATTTACGCTTCAGACACTTCAGATGTTTAGTCATAAATGTGTGAAAGTGTGTTAAAAGTCTCGCATCAATAATATATCACATGAATATGTGTTTTTAAATGGAACAACCTGCACCTTACAAAATGATTTTCTAAGATTGAGTTATATCCAACCaaaattctttttgaaaaattatcaaaatcaatttttttttacacaCTTCATATTCAAGTTGATTTAtatccaaccaaaaacatttaaaaaaattatcaaaatgtgattttgtcaaaaaaaaaaatttacacacTATATTCAAGTTAATTTCTTGAAAAGTACCCTAAAATCTTAGGGAAGAAAAGTAACTTAGAAAAGAGCAGACAGTGCCCTAAACGTTTGTCTAATTTGGTGAATGTGTGCATATCCCACTTTACACATAGTTTCTTCTTTTCTGATTTAACTAGGAAATTCCTTGAAACTTTAATACCGTATGTAATCAAACACAACAAAACACCAAGGCTCATATACTCCttaattacattctccccccacAAAACACTCTTTAATTCTCTATTCTCTTCCCATTATTAACCAAATCAAAACACTCTTTAATTCTCTATTCTCTTCCCATTATTAACCAAATCAAATTGGCATGaccataaaagtcacaaaaaaagaaacaaacgGGTGGCTTCATTTTTAGAACACCAATTCTCTTAAATTGTAAAACTAAAACCATCTCCatctcttataaaaaaaatgtgttCGAGATAGGTCAGTATCCACTACGGACAAGACATTAATACATATGATTACGTttgattcaattattatttttaaataattattgatGTCGATTTGTTAATATCGTATGTAATTGGAATGTTCGTGTCTCAAAGCTATTTGATCATTGAGCACATCAATTGTATACTCTAATTGTAATTAGGAAAGTAGATTAAAGACAAAACAAGTACAACACAATTAATCAAAAGTTAAGGATCATGATTTTATTTACCTCATCAAATCTCTTAACAAAATTTATACACCACCTCACCAACTACCTTTCCATCTTGCTGGAAATCACCATCCCAAACATGCATGGCCCTTTCCACTCACTCTCTCATACTTAGACAAAAACCATTCCAAATACAAAACTACAAAAACTAATACTCCCCCACATTCAATTATTTCCACACTACCAACTTTTTTCTCCCTACAGTCCCAAAACCCAACCAAATAAAATCCCTCCACCACACACACATTTCCAACATAAATCCTTATACTTCCCAAACATAAACACCAACAACCTTGTCTCTcatacataaacaaataaaacatcaTGGTTTTGGTTTTACTCCTTCTACCATTGCTCTTTCTAACAACCTCAACTTCATCATCACCTTCACATAACCTTTCATACCCTAATTTCCAACACCTCAACGTGAAACAAACCATTGCAGAAACAAAACTAAAGTTGAAGCCTTTTCATACAACAAAACAACCCCAAGAAAACCAAAAAGCCAAAACTGAAACCACCTATGAGAAATCAGAATCAGGAAAACTGAAACTGAAGCTACTTCACAGAGATAAAATTCCTACCTTTACCATTTCCCGTGATCATCGCAGCCGTTTCGATGCACGAATGAAGAGAGATTCCAAAAGGGTCGCCGCCGTTGTGCGCCGTGTCGCCGGAGCTTCCGGGTACGAAGCAGAGGAATTCGGGTCGGATGTGGTTTCGGGTATGGAGCAAGGAAGTGGAGAATATTTCGTAAGAATAGGAGTTGGAAGCCCGCCAAAAAACCAATACGTGGTTATTGATTCGGGTAGTGACATTATTTGGGTCCAGTGTCAACCTTGTACTCAATGTTATCGACAATCCGACCCGGTTTTTAACCCGGGAGATTCATCGTCTTATGCGGGTGTGTCTTGCGGCTCCACCGTGTGCAGCCGTGTGGAGAATGCAGGGTGTCATGAAGGGAGGTGCAAATATGAAGTTTCTTATGGGGATGGGTCCTATACAAAAGGGACACTTGCTCTTGAGACTGTTACATTAGGAGGAACTGTGATCCAAAACGTGGCTATCGGGTGCGGGCATCGGAACCAGGGGATGTTCGTAGGAGCAGCCGGGTTGTTGGGCCTTGGAAGTGGGCCCATGTCTTTTGTGGGCCAATTGGGCGGACAAACCGGTAGTATGTTTAGTTATTGTTTAGTTAGTCGGGGCATTGAATCGTCCGGATCATTAGAATTCGGACGTGAATCAGTGCCCGTGGGGGCTTCGTGGGTTTCTCTTATCCATAACCCACGGGCCCCGAGTTTTTATTATATCGGGCTCTCGGGCCTAGGAGTTGGGGGCCTAAGGGTGCCTATATCGGAAGATGTTTTTCGGTTAAGCGAATTGGGTGAGGGAGGGGTAGTCATGGACACTGGCACAGCCGTGACGAGGCTGCCTGTGGCGGCTTATGATGCATTTCGAGATGCTTTTATTGCTCAAACGACAAACCTACCCCGGACATCATCCGGGGTATCCATTTTTGACACATGTTATGATTTAAACGGGTTTATGACGGTTCGGGTTCCAACCATATCATTTTATTTCTTGGGTGGGCCTATATTGACCCTTCCAGCAAGGAACTTCTTAATTCCAGTGGATGATGTTGGAACTTTCTGCTTTGCATTTGCTTCTTCTTCCTCTGGCCTTTCTATCATAGGGAACATCCAACAAGAAGGCATTGAAATTTCAGTAGATGGAGCTAATGGATATGTGGGATTTGGACCCAATGTATGTTAAGTGTGTTATCAAAAAATACTTATAAAAAAATGGTCAATCGGATCTCGAAAAAAAATGGTCAATCGGATCTCGAAGGCTCGCCAAAGTCATGACAGACTATAAGGTCCATAGACAGACTTCAAGGATGACAGACTTTAAGGATAATATGTCAAGTGTGATGTAACATTCTAAATTTTGTTAGTATTAGTAATGTAACATAATAATGGTACTAAGATAATGGAATAATCAAGCCACATATGTGTCATCAAATGTTATATATTCATATTAATATATAGTCTAATCTCTCTTTTGATTAGCCCCTAAAAGTACATGTAAAAGTAAAGCATGTGAAACTAGTAGTTTTATTGAGTTTTTGTGCAAAAGTTAGCACTCTAAGTTTATGTACTTAAGCTAAAGGAAAATGTTTTTAGAATGATAAGAGTCAAACATTCCTAAAATAACCCTCAACATGGTCAAAAGAATCATAGAAAAGGTTATTTGCTCTGTTGGGCAAAAGAGTAATCTTTATATGTTGTAAATAGTGATGAGGAGATTCAAGATGACCCTTTTACTCAACTTGAagagtaggaaagaaatgatttggtTGGTCTCTTTCTACTAATGACTGagccttttctttttttttctttgttactttttttctttctttcacttAAACAGATTCCACTCTCTTCTATCTTCTCTTTCTACCCTTGTGTGAAAGCTGCTACAGAAACTGAATCATGAGGGAAAGGGAGCCACCACCACTATTATAGATATCTGAGACCATTGTCTGTGGCTCTATGTTCTAACTTTGTTGGTTGGGACCTCAAGTTGGAGTGCAACCATATGCTTTTTCTCTTTTTGAGAAATGTGAGATTAAGAAAAATCACTGttgtctttttcttttcttcatgtGGTTGATTATTGTCAGGAAACACAGAATACTTACATGTCCCATATGGTGATGTGAAGAGAACTGAATATGTGTGAAAAGTTTCTTAATCCACACTCATATATGTTCaaatcaaacataaacaacaaccaagccttattcCAATAAATGAGATCGGCTACATAGAACTTCTACCATAATGTTTTATCCAAGATCATACTTCGGTCATATGAAAACATGTTTCTGGTAAAAATGTCACATTTTTAGAGGGATTGATCAATCATCATCTATGAGGTAATTTGAGAAGTGAAAATGATACTTTGTTTTTTATCTCCATGGCTGTGTAAGCACTTTATATAGGCCCACCAAAAGGCAAGATTGttggtgaaaaatggtgaaagGAAAGAAATCGTGCAATTGTACACTTTGATCAGAACTAACATCACATGGGATATACTTTGCTTTTAATCGTCATGTTTTGATGCTCCACTGATAAGTAGTTTAAAATgcaaacacaaatatatattttcacGTGAAATCAAACTTAGATGTGGAGTCCAAAGTATCGGCGCGAAATCAAACTTAGATGTGGAGTCTAAGATGTGGAGTCCAAAGTATCGGCGCGAAATCAAACTTAGATGTGGAGTCTAGAGTATAGCGGCGCGGAGGAGCCAACTCCAAAAGTGAAATTGCAAAATCAAACTTAGATGTAGAGTCTAGGGTATAGCGGCGTGGAAGAGCCAACTTCAAAagtgaaattgcatatgatgacGGCTATACTTATTTTTTAGACAAATTACATATAAtattataaacatatatttaatgcaaaattaaataaataatctaactaataaaatattcataaatcaaAACACACATGACTCTTGAAAACGTTTAACGACTATGAAGAAAGGTTAAAGTTGACTCTCGattcaaatttgattgaaaacccCAACATTGTAAATTTAAGGGgtaattttggttttttaaaGGAGAAAAGGATGGCGGGCCAGCCACCACTCTGGGCCAAGAACTGCTCTGCTCCAGTATATcccattattcataaatcaaaaCACACATGACTCTTGAAGACATTTAATGTCTATGAAGAAAGGTTAAAGTTAATTGTCTactgaaatttgattgaaaacccCAACATTGTATATTTAAGGGgtaattttggttttttaaaGGGGAAAAGGAAGGCGGGCCAGCCACCACTCTGGGTCAAGAACTGCTCTGCTCTAGTATCCCGTAATTTACTCTGTAGTGACAGCACCAGTAAGACTCTTCTCATAGCGACCGGCCACTCTAGCAGACTCTTCTCCGCTATTGACCACTCTGGCAGAGTCAAACTCAATTTTATTCATGTTTAAATCAGAGTTAAACAAAATCACAATAAACTTAGCTCCACGTTATGATCAACAATTCCAAAGGGAACATCTTAACAACCTTTCATTGCTTTCCAAGCAAAGTAGTATTTAGAAAAATTGTACACTGTAAAAGAAGTACACCAAAGGTAACATCATCCTAAACCATATACTTAACTACCCTATTTACAGCTTTAAGCTATATAGCAGTTGGGAGGACAAAAATGCCCTTGTGGGCTTTCAAAACATATAAGTTACTACATGGATTAATTAATCAGGCCTCACCAGCTAACATGATCAACAAATGTCAGCAGCCAACAAAAAATCAGCCATACACCTTCATAACTTCACGTGGAGCCATCAAAAGCAAAACTTGAAGACCAATCACCATACATACCATAGTCAGCAGGGATCTATACCATGAAAAGATATTTAAGATCGTCAACTGTAAGCCGAGTTCCAGAACCTCCAGCATGGTCTTCACCGAAAGCAGAAGccaccatttttcttttttcatcCTGCACAATACAGGTGaacaaaaaaataattcaaaactcACAAATCACCTCAATTCCCCACTGACTACTAAGCCTAACTACAGGAAACTCTAAATTCAAGTTTTGTTATACCAAGTATAACCTCATTTTAGCACATATAATAAAATTCAACTGATAGATATTAAACCTGAAGAGCCAGGATTCTATCTTCAACTGTATCTTTTATGGTGATCCGCGTCACAGTAACGGGACGAGTCTGTCCAATTCTATGAGCTCGATCAATAGCTTGATCTTCAGTAGTTGGATTCCACCAAAGATCCAAAAGAATAACATGACATGCAGCAACCATATTCAAACCAAGGTTTCCTGCTTTTAGAGACATCAGCATAACAGTaatctgaagaagaaaaaaaaatatccaAGTTAGTCAGCCACCAAAGACAACCTAGGTTTACGCATTTGAAACACACATTAGATAAGGGCCAAACCTCAGAATCAGTATTGAAATCTTTAACAGCTCTATCCCTCGCAGTCAGAGTCATCCTACCATCAAGTCTCCTGTATTTTATGCCAGACTGCTCCATTGATGTCTCAACCAAGTCCAACATGGTAGTCCATTGAGAAAAAATTATAGCCTTCAGTGGTCCGCCAGTTGTGCATTCTGAAAAATTTCTTGTGACTCTTGTAACCTTGACATCTGAATCGAAATCTTCAATATCTGAATCATCAGAAGGCGGTGAATCTCTATTGCCAGAAGTAGACTTCAATCTGCAACTTGACTGCAGAACTTCAAGGACGGCTTTGATTTTAGATGAGCTGTAATCACTATTTTGTACTATTGAATAATCAACAAGGCTTGAACTTCCAGAACTACTGCCACTAAGATCGTCAGAGATGCAACTCCTTAAAGTTGCTTTGGAGAACACAAGATCTTCACCAATTTGTTCTTTACAATGATTTGCAGGGCACATATTATCGTCACCTGTCaaatgttctgatacacattgaTAACAGAAGACATGGCCACACATTGAAATAACAGCGTCGTCGGGTGGATCCTGTTGAAACCATAGTACAAATCAGCCAGAGCCCTTAATGACAAAGCATAGCTACTATTTCAAACCATAGAGAAGTGGTCCTACTAATGTTAAATATTAGACATATAACAAAACATGTACTATAGGAATAGTAAAACTTGTAAATACGACCAAAAGTATACCAAATCACGCTCAAAGGAGGCATAATTGCAACAAAGAAACAAATAATGAAATTATCAGTTCAAAATTAACTCACATTGCAGACACAACATATAGCGGCAGTTGTTTCCAGACTATTGAACAGATTTATCAGCATCTCTTTTGGAAGCCTTTTTGCCATTTCAACAGAATCTTTTCCAACAGGATCAGAATTGTATTCTTTAACAAGAAGTGGGTGATCACAAGCCTGACGGAGACgtaaaagcatcagaagaatattCGCATAGTTTTGATTCACTGTGCCAGCAGCCGCATATGCCTGCAAATTACAAGCATTACTTTTCAGAACTACAAACTGAGAACATCCATCAGTGTAGAAATACCAGATGAACAAAATCATATAATTCGCAATTGACTTGCCCACTGTCAAAATAAATTTCTAGACGctaatttcaaaaagaaaaaacaaacggTATCATTACAATACGTTCAAGTTAATGTAAGAAATTTGAAAGGAAATAAACCTTAAATTGAGAACGTGAATCAGCTTCCAACTTCTTGTAGAAGGCCCGCTCTTCATACGAGAAATCCACCTTACTCAAATTAATTGTTTTAGGTGGTAAAGTGATTATCGGCTTGCCATCAAGCAAAGTTCCTggacaaataaataaattgatgaGTAAACACAAGAGACCAATAATCCCCCTCATACAGTAAACATGACTTCAACTtcaagacacaaaccaatcaagCTTACTCAAACAAACCACTCCCTCAACCTAACAATACTATATTTATGGTAAAACATTTGGAAACAATCTCAAATTCATTACATTATACATTATGGTCAGACTCAGTAACAGATATTAAGGATGAACTCACTGAATAGAAGGAATAATTCCATAATTCCAAAAGCAAGAAAGTTTAATACATCGACAATATAAAACTATTTGCATACTACACTCCATCAATAAATAATAAGTTCATTATTTATAAGTGATGAAGGGAAGGACTAAATGGAATCAATTAATTGATGTGCTTTTATGCTTTTATTGTAATATACAGGTATATCTAGCCAATCAAGGCTGGTTTAATAGATAGGTAGTCCTCCATTGGCAAGTTATTTTTATATAACCACTATAAACCCCTTGGAATAAAGCAAGGCGACATTCAAATATTTATACTAGAAAATTATAGTGATGAACTTTACTTGAGGAGACCAGCAACAATATTGCAAAATCACCTAAACCAAGCTAGGAAAACGGAAAATTTTTACAATCTATCCAGCCAAGAAATGAGCAGCCAGATTATTAAAAAAACTCACCTTTTGTACGACGTAGCATTATGGCCCTCAAAACTGCTTGAAGTTTTTtgtaaccttgaattgaatttctGGATATTGGAACTTTTAATGAAGAGTAGAATGATTTATACACAGCATAAGGATCATACTTCAGAAACCTAAAGTAGCTATATAAATCATCAATAGTATTCTGAATAGGCGTGCCAGACAAGCACCACCTTCTTTTGGCCCTAAGGCTGGAGCAAGCTCTGGCCATCTGAGTCCTATGATTCTTTATTGTTTGAGCTTCATCTAGAATAACCCTAAACCAACCTACTTTTGCAAGAGCGCCAGAAGCAGAATCGAAAGAAGAACCGTCTATTCCCTTTTTACCTTTTTTACCCTTCTTGCTTCCATTATAtgtctttttcctctttttttttacaGCAAAATCAGAGGATAAGCCAAAGTTTTCTCCATCTTTTTCATCCATATCATCATCCTCAACTAACGGTTGCTTGGGAACTTCATTAGTCACAAGAGAGTATGTTGTGAGAACCACGTCATATTTCGCAAGTTCAACAGGATCCTTTGTCCTACTGCCCCCGTGAAAGATCAAGACAGAAAGCTTTTCATCTCCAACTTTCTCTTCAAGTTCTCTGGCCCACTGCCGAAGAACACTTGCAGGGCAGACAACCAATGTACCAGCAGCAGGCCTTTTCCTGCTTGGTGCCCGTGTTGAACTACTCGGTTCAATAATAGGTTTTGTATCAGCGGATTCTTCATCATTTTTAAGCTTTTCCACATCAATACTACCATTATCATCATCGTCATCCAAATTCAAGGCTTCAGCTTTATGGTTACATGTATCATCTGTTTTCCATTTTATCTGTGATTGCCTTTGCATTAGGATGAGAGCAATTGTTGAAATTGTCTTTCCAAGGCCCTGTTTGAACAAGGTTATGAAGGTCAGATAAAAACACCCAACAGTCAAATACCATTTGCTACTGATTAAAAATGATGATTCAAAGATTAACCTGATCATCAGCCAAAATCCCCCCCAAGCAATGCAAACTCCTGTTTTCCCTCTGAAGCATCCAAGCCAATGCAATTTTCTGGAATATAAAGTGATAACAAATAAATGATCcaaaataattataacatgaTATAATACTCTGTTCCACAATATTTGCTACAGTATAATAGACAGACCATAATACCTGATGTCTCATAAGAGGGACAGCCATTATACCAGGAGGCAAATCGGCTTCTTTTAATGGTTGACTAATATCCTGCAACACCAAATTCATCATTCACAATATTCCGTCCCAACAACCTCTAAGTGATAATAAAGATTAATATACGACAAACTGAGAATTTAATGTTTGAAGCATCTTCCACAGATCATATTGATGCAGAAGAAGCGCCAATGAAGCATAAGATTTAAAATCAAATCATCTCAAAACCATGTACTAATTTTTTTTCGTCGATTTAACTGTCTTATCCCATACACCTGGCAGATTACTGTAATCTacaaatactattttaaatgggtgttgttattgtattttcAATCCTAGAGGTATTGTTGTTTGTAGCATGTGTTGTTTGGGTTTGTATTTATGTTGAGACAGGTGGTATTGGTTTTTGTACTTTTTGAAGTATGCCCAAGTTTCCCTTATAGTTTCAGTATTAGCATAGTCTCAGGCATTCCCCTAAATTTAGTTCACACTTTCAGACATTAATGTCATATGTTTCTAATGTCCTATCTATACCACAGACATTAATGCAATATATAGCTTGGTAATAAGATACAACAGTGCTCTTTATAGAGGACTGGTATAAAGTGAGCTAACTAATAACTTTACAATCAGTTAGTAAGAACTAACTATAACAAAATCAACTGACAGCAGTGACTAATACAGAACCTACTAGAAGTAACTAGAAGGTACGGCACAAGCTAGATAGCTCTGCTAAAACATAAACACTATTTTCTGACAAGATGAATTCAAATAATAGTTTTAACACCCTAAGGTAAAACAATTTAATAACCTGGTGTGCCTGTATAGGAGTACGAGATATCTGGCATGTAGAAGAGTtcaaacccttctaagaaagaaaATTGACATTGAACATCAAAAACTAAAACAACAAGCAAGCAAATTCACCCGATTATCCACACGCACTGCATCTTAAACCCAGCCAACAGCTATCACCAGTTTCTAAAGGAGTCAACTTTGACAGTATTTCACACGCGATATAAGTTCCAAATGAAGCTTCACAACATGGATTCACAATTAACGAAAGGTTTTTTATCAAGAGATGAAATGATCCTTTCAACTAAATGATTTTCACTAAAACCTAACTGACAGAATATTTCATTCATACAATTTTGAGAATCTAAGGCATTATAAATGCAAATACCGGGATAAACGTAATGAAATACCTGTAATGCTGCTTCATAAATTAGTCTCTCATCAGTTTCAGGAGCCCTTTCATCACCTACTCCAGAACGGTATGCTGATTCACTAGAACTAGCAAATGGAGGAGTTATTGCCTTTCCATTCATCAAAGATGGAGGAAGAGCTCTGGTCCCACCATTCTGATTCATGAAACGATCTCCATCATTGCCTCTGCCAATGTCACGAAAAAAACCCTTCTCACCGGACGTGCTAGGTCCTACTCCATGGGGACGACTCCTGTATGCATCATGAAGCTGACTGCTACTTAAGTTGCTTACT encodes the following:
- the LOC131631245 gene encoding protein ASPARTIC PROTEASE IN GUARD CELL 2-like; translated protein: MVLVLLLLPLLFLTTSTSSSPSHNLSYPNFQHLNVKQTIAETKLKLKPFHTTKQPQENQKAKTETTYEKSESGKLKLKLLHRDKIPTFTISRDHRSRFDARMKRDSKRVAAVVRRVAGASGYEAEEFGSDVVSGMEQGSGEYFVRIGVGSPPKNQYVVIDSGSDIIWVQCQPCTQCYRQSDPVFNPGDSSSYAGVSCGSTVCSRVENAGCHEGRCKYEVSYGDGSYTKGTLALETVTLGGTVIQNVAIGCGHRNQGMFVGAAGLLGLGSGPMSFVGQLGGQTGSMFSYCLVSRGIESSGSLEFGRESVPVGASWVSLIHNPRAPSFYYIGLSGLGVGGLRVPISEDVFRLSELGEGGVVMDTGTAVTRLPVAAYDAFRDAFIAQTTNLPRTSSGVSIFDTCYDLNGFMTVRVPTISFYFLGGPILTLPARNFLIPVDDVGTFCFAFASSSSGLSIIGNIQQEGIEISVDGANGYVGFGPNVC
- the LOC131631243 gene encoding helicase-like transcription factor CHR28 isoform X2; translation: MDIAYIDISSSDDELEEILDPGRILPRWAASERNSDSRRANGNTSQHQTVNSRISNSHGTDYQKMSSQQGLKRTVPSSFQPGPSNGNTSQHQTVNSRIFNSHGTDYQKMSSQQAFKRTLPSSFQSETRAFPTSSFVPNNRVSNLSSSQLHDAYRSRPHGVGPSTSGEKGFFRDIGRGNDGDRFMNQNGGTRALPPSLMNGKAITPPFASSSESAYRSGVGDERAPETDERLIYEAALQDISQPLKEADLPPGIMAVPLMRHQKIALAWMLQRENRSLHCLGGILADDQGLGKTISTIALILMQRQSQIKWKTDDTCNHKAEALNLDDDDDNGSIDVEKLKNDEESADTKPIIEPSSSTRAPSRKRPAAGTLVVCPASVLRQWARELEEKVGDEKLSVLIFHGGSRTKDPVELAKYDVVLTTYSLVTNEVPKQPLVEDDDMDEKDGENFGLSSDFAVKKKRKKTYNGSKKGKKGKKGIDGSSFDSASGALAKVGWFRVILDEAQTIKNHRTQMARACSSLRAKRRWCLSGTPIQNTIDDLYSYFRFLKYDPYAVYKSFYSSLKVPISRNSIQGYKKLQAVLRAIMLRRTKGTLLDGKPIITLPPKTINLSKVDFSYEERAFYKKLEADSRSQFKAYAAAGTVNQNYANILLMLLRLRQACDHPLLVKEYNSDPVGKDSVEMAKRLPKEMLINLFNSLETTAAICCVCNDPPDDAVISMCGHVFCYQCVSEHLTGDDNMCPANHCKEQIGEDLVFSKATLRSCISDDLSGSSSGSSSLVDYSIVQNSDYSSSKIKAVLEVLQSSCRLKSTSGNRDSPPSDDSDIEDFDSDVKVTRVTRNFSECTTGGPLKAIIFSQWTTMLDLVETSMEQSGIKYRRLDGRMTLTARDRAVKDFNTDSEITVMLMSLKAGNLGLNMVAACHVILLDLWWNPTTEDQAIDRAHRIGQTRPVTVTRITIKDTVEDRILALQDEKRKMVASAFGEDHAGGSGTRLTVDDLKYLFMV
- the LOC131631243 gene encoding helicase-like transcription factor CHR28 isoform X1; translation: MLDNVDNIHHFIYSTWRLCIHLGSWVSGLISKPNKKVVRSISSSAEERESCYLDSMDIAYIDISSSDDELEEILDPGRILPRWAASERNSDSRRANGNTSQHQTVNSRISNSHGTDYQKMSSQQGLKRTVPSSFQPGPSNGNTSQHQTVNSRIFNSHGTDYQKMSSQQAFKRTLPSSFQSETRAFPTSSFVPNNRVSNLSSSQLHDAYRSRPHGVGPSTSGEKGFFRDIGRGNDGDRFMNQNGGTRALPPSLMNGKAITPPFASSSESAYRSGVGDERAPETDERLIYEAALQDISQPLKEADLPPGIMAVPLMRHQKIALAWMLQRENRSLHCLGGILADDQGLGKTISTIALILMQRQSQIKWKTDDTCNHKAEALNLDDDDDNGSIDVEKLKNDEESADTKPIIEPSSSTRAPSRKRPAAGTLVVCPASVLRQWARELEEKVGDEKLSVLIFHGGSRTKDPVELAKYDVVLTTYSLVTNEVPKQPLVEDDDMDEKDGENFGLSSDFAVKKKRKKTYNGSKKGKKGKKGIDGSSFDSASGALAKVGWFRVILDEAQTIKNHRTQMARACSSLRAKRRWCLSGTPIQNTIDDLYSYFRFLKYDPYAVYKSFYSSLKVPISRNSIQGYKKLQAVLRAIMLRRTKGTLLDGKPIITLPPKTINLSKVDFSYEERAFYKKLEADSRSQFKAYAAAGTVNQNYANILLMLLRLRQACDHPLLVKEYNSDPVGKDSVEMAKRLPKEMLINLFNSLETTAAICCVCNDPPDDAVISMCGHVFCYQCVSEHLTGDDNMCPANHCKEQIGEDLVFSKATLRSCISDDLSGSSSGSSSLVDYSIVQNSDYSSSKIKAVLEVLQSSCRLKSTSGNRDSPPSDDSDIEDFDSDVKVTRVTRNFSECTTGGPLKAIIFSQWTTMLDLVETSMEQSGIKYRRLDGRMTLTARDRAVKDFNTDSEITVMLMSLKAGNLGLNMVAACHVILLDLWWNPTTEDQAIDRAHRIGQTRPVTVTRITIKDTVEDRILALQDEKRKMVASAFGEDHAGGSGTRLTVDDLKYLFMV